Genomic segment of Caldalkalibacillus uzonensis:
AAGCATGGTTAACATGTACCTGGAGATGATCCGCATCCGTTTTTTGATGATGCTGGCCTACCGTACTAATTATTACAGCGGGATTTTGATCTACAGCATCAATATCGGTGCCTATTATTTTCTGTGGACGGCCATATATGGCGGGCAGGAGTCGCTGGGCGGGTTGACCGTCACCCAGATGACCACTTACGTGGCGGTGGCTTGGATGGCCCGGGCTTTTTATTTTAATAATATTGACCGGGAGATTGCCCAGGAGATTCGCGAAGGAAAAGTGGCCGTGGAAATGATCCGTCCCTACCACTATTTAACGATGAAAACCATGCAGGGATTAGGAGAAGGGCTGTTTCGTCTTTTGTTCTTCTCCGCTCCTGGTCTGTTGATTGTCTGGCTTATTTTTCCCTTGGATTTTTCGGCCAGCGCCTGGACGTGGTTTACCTTCGGCTTGTCTCTTGTGTTCAGCTTTGTGATTA
This window contains:
- a CDS encoding ABC transporter permease; protein product: MVNMYLEMIRIRFLMMLAYRTNYYSGILIYSINIGAYYFLWTAIYGGQESLGGLTVTQMTTYVAVAWMARAFYFNNIDREIAQEIREGKVAVEMIRPYHYLTMKTMQGLGEGLFRLLFFSAPGLLIVWLIFPLDFSASAWTWFTFGLSLVFSFVINTQLNLMTGLLTFFFFNNDGLIRAKRITIDLFSGLILPISFYPGWAQTLMSYLPFQAISYIPSMIFTGAFSDAEVWNGILLQALWSVVLIVPIQLLWMLAKKQLVVQGG